In Streptomyces puniciscabiei, a single genomic region encodes these proteins:
- a CDS encoding sulfurtransferase, giving the protein MTAIITASDLAHELTGDRPPVLLDVRWQLSVAKAAGAPAFDGRAEYAAGHIPGAVFVDLDRELAAEPGENGRHPLPDLAEFGAAMRRAGVSAGRPVVVYDGGQGWAAARAWWMLRWTGHPDVRVLDGGLPSWRGELSTEVPDAAEGDFRPEPAAAGLLDADGAAALARAGVLLDARAGERYRGEVEPVDRVGGHIPGAVSAPTTENVGPDGRFLPADELRDRFKALGVSGDTEVGVYCGSGVSGAHEVLALAVAGIPAALYVGSWSEWSSDPTRPVAVGADPQ; this is encoded by the coding sequence ATGACAGCCATCATCACCGCATCCGATCTCGCACACGAGCTGACCGGGGACCGCCCGCCGGTCCTGCTGGACGTGCGCTGGCAGCTGAGCGTGGCGAAGGCGGCGGGCGCGCCGGCCTTCGACGGGCGGGCCGAGTACGCGGCCGGGCACATCCCCGGCGCGGTCTTCGTCGACCTGGACCGGGAACTGGCCGCAGAGCCCGGGGAGAACGGCCGGCATCCGCTGCCGGACCTCGCGGAGTTCGGCGCCGCGATGCGCCGTGCGGGCGTCTCGGCCGGCCGGCCGGTCGTCGTGTACGACGGCGGGCAGGGCTGGGCGGCGGCGCGCGCGTGGTGGATGCTGCGCTGGACGGGTCACCCGGACGTGCGGGTCCTCGACGGCGGATTGCCGTCCTGGCGGGGCGAGCTGTCCACCGAGGTGCCGGATGCGGCCGAGGGCGACTTCCGCCCGGAACCGGCCGCTGCCGGCCTGCTGGACGCGGACGGCGCCGCTGCCCTGGCCCGCGCGGGTGTGCTGCTGGACGCGCGCGCGGGGGAGCGGTACCGCGGCGAGGTGGAGCCGGTCGACCGGGTCGGCGGGCACATCCCGGGTGCCGTGTCGGCGCCGACGACGGAGAACGTGGGCCCCGACGGACGCTTCCTTCCCGCGGACGAGCTGCGGGACCGCTTCAAGGCCCTCGGCGTGTCCGGGGACACCGAGGTGGGCGTGTACTGCGGCTCGGGCGTCTCCGGCGCCCACGAGGTCCTCGCGCTCGCGGTGGCCGGTATTCCGGCGGCCCTGTACGTCGGTTCCTGGTCCGAGTGGTCCTCGGACCCGACCCGCCCGGTGGCCGTGGGGGCGGATCCGCAGTAG
- the sepH gene encoding septation protein SepH: protein MPELRVVAVSNDGTRLVLKAADATEYTLPIDERLRAAVRGDRPRLGQIEIEVESHLRPRDIQARIRAGATAEEVAQLAGIPVDRVRRFEGPVLAERAFMAERARKTPVRRPGENSGPLLGEAVQERLLLRGAEKDTVQWDSWRRDDGTWEVLLVYRVAGEPHSASWTYDPPRRLVQAVDDEARSLIGESDDLAVPEPSFPFVPRIARLPRERSMDRALDRGERERPSLPAQPSEPTEESTGERDSLTSLLEAVPSFRGDLVVPERPAETPEEPADEPAAEEPPAPAASAGSAYADVLMPRSVGSHRDRLIGATDRQAEADGVRPGRRAAVPSWDEIVFGTRRKKQE from the coding sequence ATGCCCGAACTGCGTGTCGTGGCCGTCTCGAATGACGGCACACGGCTGGTGCTGAAGGCTGCCGACGCAACGGAGTACACCCTTCCGATCGACGAACGGCTGCGCGCCGCCGTGCGCGGCGACCGGCCGCGCCTCGGCCAGATCGAGATCGAGGTCGAGAGCCATCTGCGCCCCCGTGACATCCAGGCGCGGATACGTGCGGGTGCCACCGCGGAAGAGGTGGCACAGCTCGCCGGCATCCCCGTCGACCGGGTCCGGCGCTTCGAGGGGCCCGTGCTGGCCGAGCGCGCCTTCATGGCCGAGCGCGCCCGCAAGACCCCGGTCCGCCGCCCCGGCGAGAACTCCGGACCGCTGCTCGGCGAGGCCGTGCAGGAGCGGCTGCTGCTGCGCGGCGCCGAGAAGGACACCGTGCAGTGGGACTCCTGGCGCCGCGACGACGGCACCTGGGAGGTGCTCCTCGTCTACCGGGTCGCGGGCGAACCGCACTCGGCGAGCTGGACGTACGACCCGCCCCGGCGGCTCGTCCAGGCCGTGGACGACGAGGCGCGCTCGCTGATCGGCGAGTCCGACGACCTCGCCGTGCCCGAGCCCAGCTTCCCGTTCGTCCCGCGCATCGCCCGTCTGCCGCGCGAGCGTTCGATGGACCGCGCGCTGGACCGGGGGGAGCGGGAGCGGCCGAGCCTGCCCGCGCAGCCGTCCGAGCCCACCGAGGAGAGCACGGGCGAACGCGACTCGCTGACCAGCCTGCTGGAGGCGGTACCGAGCTTCCGGGGCGACCTGGTGGTCCCGGAGCGTCCGGCGGAGACGCCGGAGGAGCCCGCCGACGAACCGGCCGCGGAGGAGCCTCCGGCCCCCGCCGCCTCGGCCGGTTCGGCCTACGCGGACGTCCTCATGCCCCGCTCCGTCGGCAGCCACCGCGACCGGCTCATCGGCGCCACCGACCGGCAGGCCGAGGCCGACGGGGTCCGCCCCGGCCGCCGCGCCGCCGTGCCGAGCTGGGACGAGATCGTGTTCGGCACCCGGCGCAAGAAGCAGGAGTAG
- a CDS encoding D-arabinono-1,4-lactone oxidase, whose amino-acid sequence MSSTASGKNGTWRNWGGNVSARPARQVAPASVEELAAAVRRAAEDGLKVKAVGTGHSFTSIAATDGVLIRPQLLTGIRRIDREAMTVTVEAGTPLKRLNAALAREGLSLTNMGDIMEQTVSGATSTGTHGTGRESASIAAQITGLELVTADGSVLTCSEKENPEVFAAARIGLGALGIITAITFAVEPLFLLTACEEPMPLDRVLAEFDQLWAENEHFEFYWFPHTGNTNTKRNNRSAGPEQPVGQLAGWLEDEFLSNGVFQVAQWVGRAAPATVPAIARISSKALSARSYTDIPYKVFTSPRRVRFVEMEYAVPRAALVETLRELKAMVDRSGLRVSFPVEVRTAPADDIALSTASGRDSAYVAVHMFRGTPYQAYFTAAERILTAHEGRPHWGKVHTRDAEYFARVYPRFGEFTALRDRLDPERLFQNDYLRRVLGS is encoded by the coding sequence TTGAGCAGCACAGCGAGCGGGAAGAACGGCACCTGGCGTAACTGGGGCGGCAATGTGTCGGCCCGGCCCGCCCGGCAGGTCGCGCCGGCCTCGGTGGAGGAGCTGGCGGCGGCGGTGCGGCGGGCCGCCGAGGACGGCCTGAAGGTGAAGGCCGTCGGGACCGGGCACTCCTTCACGTCGATCGCGGCCACCGACGGTGTGTTGATCCGCCCTCAACTGTTGACGGGCATCCGCAGGATTGACCGCGAAGCCATGACGGTCACGGTCGAGGCCGGCACCCCGCTCAAGAGACTCAATGCCGCGCTGGCGCGCGAGGGTCTGTCCCTCACCAACATGGGCGACATCATGGAGCAGACCGTCTCCGGGGCCACCAGCACCGGCACGCACGGCACGGGCCGCGAGTCGGCCTCGATCGCCGCCCAGATCACCGGGCTCGAACTCGTCACGGCGGACGGTTCGGTGCTCACCTGCTCCGAGAAGGAGAACCCGGAGGTCTTCGCGGCCGCCCGAATAGGCCTCGGCGCCCTCGGCATCATCACCGCGATCACCTTCGCCGTGGAGCCGCTGTTCCTGCTCACCGCGTGCGAGGAGCCGATGCCCCTCGACCGGGTCCTCGCCGAGTTCGATCAACTCTGGGCGGAGAACGAGCACTTCGAGTTCTACTGGTTCCCGCACACCGGCAACACCAACACCAAGCGGAACAACCGCAGCGCCGGTCCCGAGCAGCCCGTGGGGCAGCTGGCCGGCTGGCTCGAGGACGAGTTCCTCTCCAACGGCGTCTTCCAGGTGGCCCAGTGGGTCGGGCGCGCCGCCCCCGCCACCGTTCCCGCCATCGCCCGGATCTCCAGCAAGGCCCTGTCCGCGCGGTCGTACACGGACATCCCGTACAAGGTGTTCACCTCGCCGCGCCGGGTGCGTTTCGTGGAGATGGAGTACGCCGTCCCGCGCGCGGCCCTGGTGGAGACGCTGCGCGAGCTGAAGGCCATGGTCGACCGCTCGGGGCTGCGCGTCAGCTTCCCCGTCGAGGTGCGCACGGCCCCGGCCGACGACATCGCCCTGTCCACCGCCTCCGGCCGGGACAGCGCCTATGTCGCCGTGCACATGTTCCGGGGCACGCCGTACCAGGCCTACTTCACCGCCGCCGAGCGGATCCTCACCGCGCACGAGGGCCGGCCGCACTGGGGCAAGGTGCACACCCGGGACGCCGAGTACTTCGCGCGCGTCTACCCGCGCTTCGGCGAGTTCACCGCGCTGAGGGACCGCCTTGACCCGGAACGGCTGTTCCAGAACGACTACTTGCGGAGGGTTCTGGGGTCGTAG
- a CDS encoding VOC family protein codes for MTEAREPAGPHARRAPGTPCWVSLMAHGLAATEEFYAELFGWEFRPGPQQLGPYVRALLDGHEVAGMGQLPPDRRLPIAWTPYLASDDVDQTADTVRECGGTVAVGPLDAAEAGRIAIAADPSGAVFGIWQGAAHLGAAIHGVPGTPAWNELVTFETESVSKFYATVFGYEREPVLSADFDYVTLHLAGRPVAGLHGVGHGLPRDRGPHWQTYFEVADADATVRQVADLGGRVIRPPHDSPHGRVATVADPEGAEFSVIQNPH; via the coding sequence ATGACCGAGGCACGGGAGCCGGCCGGCCCGCACGCGCGGCGTGCGCCCGGCACGCCCTGCTGGGTGAGCCTGATGGCGCACGGGCTGGCCGCCACCGAGGAGTTCTACGCTGAGCTGTTCGGCTGGGAGTTCCGGCCGGGCCCCCAGCAGCTCGGCCCGTATGTGCGGGCGCTGCTGGACGGGCACGAGGTGGCGGGCATGGGCCAGCTGCCACCGGACCGCCGGCTGCCGATCGCCTGGACGCCGTACCTCGCCTCGGACGACGTGGACCAGACGGCCGACACGGTTCGGGAGTGCGGGGGCACCGTGGCGGTCGGGCCGCTGGACGCCGCCGAGGCCGGGCGGATCGCCATCGCCGCGGACCCCTCCGGAGCCGTGTTCGGCATCTGGCAGGGCGCCGCGCACCTCGGCGCCGCGATCCACGGAGTGCCCGGCACGCCCGCGTGGAACGAGCTGGTGACCTTCGAGACCGAGAGCGTCTCCAAGTTCTACGCGACCGTGTTCGGTTATGAGCGGGAGCCGGTGCTCTCCGCCGACTTCGACTACGTGACGCTCCATCTCGCCGGCCGCCCGGTGGCCGGACTGCACGGCGTGGGCCATGGCCTGCCCCGCGATCGCGGACCGCACTGGCAGACGTACTTCGAGGTCGCCGACGCCGACGCGACGGTCCGGCAGGTGGCGGACCTCGGCGGCCGCGTCATCAGACCACCGCACGACAGCCCGCACGGCCGGGTGGCAACGGTGGCGGACCCGGAGGGCGCGGAGTTCTCGGTGATCCAGAACCCACACTGA